The following coding sequences lie in one Arachis stenosperma cultivar V10309 chromosome 5, arast.V10309.gnm1.PFL2, whole genome shotgun sequence genomic window:
- the LOC130981941 gene encoding late embryogenesis abundant protein At5g17165-like, with the protein MAANSSSRGITALGKRLCTNRIWNSNSSSLSPALASRKAGYSSVYDKNPDEQAHAGAVPDDVIHATQSGKYWAPNPHTGVFGPPAGTDQPTPPPTADAIKDSVLEEKAWFRPTSLEDLEKPHSLP; encoded by the exons ATGGCCGCCAATTCGAGCAGTCGAGGGATCACTGCCTTGGGGAAGCGACTCTGCACAAACCGGATCTGGAACTCCAACTCCTCTTCCCTTTCCCCTGCCCTCGCTTCTAg GAAGGCAGGATACAGCTCGGTGTACGACAAGAACCCGGATGAGCAGGCACACGCTGGTGCAGTCCCTGACGATGTGATCCATGCAACACAATCCGGCAAGTATTGGGCCCCAAACCCACATACTGGAGTATTTGGTCCTCCTGCCGGCACCGACCAACCCACTCCTCCTCCCACCGCTGATGCCATCAAGGACTCCGTTCTGGAGGAGAAGGCCTGGTTCCGCCCCACTAGTCTCGAGGACCTTGAGAAGCCCCACAGTCTTCCTTAG